In Ooceraea biroi isolate clonal line C1 chromosome 13, Obir_v5.4, whole genome shotgun sequence, a genomic segment contains:
- the LOC105286543 gene encoding uncharacterized protein LOC105286543 isoform X4, which translates to MGSKSHMALSHHRLSRKKRYIRRRRLLRMQQTEQAKHSTTAEDTSKKYKQAIVGFNQIVGSLNGTTLLIPIIQCLGSTSNTASVPTDKMPKTRLFTRSVINARPINMTLNMECTEEPLSEVQLSSRTKLKDNCNRVSAILEELIKDHGGKLVCQAGVVSGYQYTLPTSQTATPTVVPSNPQILNVNKNPAPIKLNIGKTSGSQGNIQLVVDPRVGVILGAVTQTQGTTTTTTSVASTNTQPQQENYVYTRSGRRTKVLQVQQPEIIEEPAPVARVRAKPGPATHVVTPITTDAAATTSSQGVTNLRIKTMNKQQTQTNQPTQKPTEHTSIGGISVGSKNAAACEQIDEVKKNQPDGREFTFNKTNGGRTYPSLVVVARPNLRNKDIGAQVAQKERQALDAKVKSVLMFSATKFAEWLIQQGLLKSEQCCLQHSTKYEKVKLKLGMYSDQGTFPYSGGYVWISNCCPDRYVSVFSGSVFQGAPYTPTVLLKLIYHWACQTNVQNVVSWVKVSNIYLKNFYTNLRSICTAAVWDKTRKMGGKNSVIQVGVISLGTTSQDGHLRQVKVEVLGVLDPVTSDLRLRACDPMQDEDRSFKRRFNNILHPLKEWVHKDSKIMTDFTVDKSTLNDMGYNHVVQSAFAEQNPRNIMNNFHIMEYLRKIVPRMFQNTLSLLSRQMIQQFLDELIWREMYGGTSERAFDNIIRHIAEQTKLDLICTFFSDDNLIDHLAKIATNPFHDWTYTAKNSASDTLTLPKDSAPQQHAQQAADVVASQNAAESALLKCSGPKKRGRKRIYPAPSLEQDPKKIALDPKPNKEKEKEKEGKGEKESKDLIPLQELYYATLEGDKNLILKEHRSSLFFKCFLCMTIMKSNTEVMEHMISHVPPQVPGQSELSVCRYCCIALSSQHQMLTHVAETHSNFGNSDSAMVVCAICEEKFGKNKSLIDHLSSMHYPSEMPYRCESCGYRTSSHKDIIDHYNKAHEKGEGLQCPYCLKVIQFARDGNVSASSVHAYLSHMQRHVVRRDQGKGNKCSRCCLWFNQKSSLTRHQRELHDCISNPNAIPYSAGSSGIMISKEQPEVKQFTIDSPPPELPPDEKIQKWSSGPIVVNASTRCLPCQECEEDIDEEDHYPGEQRCRQCRYVTCCWRAFQEHRQQIHNERPKTSLIVPSPLINVPLAKKLQCSCGHTSIDGNQLARHLIKCKTMSARPVKESAPSGMLDSLGLVPKTTEETVLDEKSD; encoded by the exons AACACTTCTTATCCCAATAATACAGTGCCTGGGTTCAACTTCAAATACGG CGTCAGTACCCACAGACAAAATGCCAAAAACACGACTGTTCACACGTTCTGTCATAAATGCTCGTCCGATCAACATGACACTAAACATGGAGTGTACAGAGGAACCTCTGAGTGAAGTACAGTTGTCCTCGAGAACAAAACTCAAAGATAATTGTAACAGA GTTTCAGCTATTTTGGAAGAACTGATTAAGGATCACGGAGGTAAACTAGTGTGTCAAGCTGGTGTCGTCAGCGGTTATCAATACACATT GCCTACCAGTCAGACGGCAACTCCGACAGTAGTTCCAAGCAATCCTCAGATCTTAAACGTT AACAAGAATCCGGCGCCGATCAAACTGAACATCGGTAAGACAAGTGGATCTCAGGGAAACATTCAGCTGGTAGTGGATCCGCGTGTAGGAGTCATCTTGGGAGCCGTTACACAAACTCAAG GTACAACTACGACGACTACGTCCGTGGCGTCCACCAATACGCAGCCGCAACAAGAGAAT TACGTGTATACCAGATCTGGGCGTAGGACGAAAGTTCTTCAGGTGCAACAGCCTGAGATCATAGAAGAG CCCGCACCTGTTGCCCGCGTGAGAGCGAAGCCCGGACCAGCGACGCACGTTGTTACACCAA taaCTACTGATGCTGCAGCGACTACTAGTTCACAAGGTGTGACAAATCTCAGAATAAAAACTATGAACAAACAGCAGACTCAGACAAACCAGCCGACTCAGAAACCTACGGAACACACTAGTATAGGGGGGATATCCGTCGGCAGCAAAAATGCAG CAGCTTGTGAACAAATTGACGAGGTGAAGAAGAATCAGCCCGATGGTCGGGAGTTCACGTTTAACAAGACCAACGGTGGTCGAACTTATCCCTCCTTAGTGGTGGTAGCGAGGCCAAATCTACGTAACAAAGACATCGGAGCGCAAGTTGCGCAGAAGGAAAGACAAGCATTAG ACGCTAAAGTCAAAAGCGTGCTCATGTTTTCCGCGACGAAATTCGCCGAATGGTTGATTCAACAGGGCTTGCTGAAATCGGAGCAGTGCTGTTTGCAACATAGCACAAAGTATGAAAAGGTTAAGCTCAAGTTAGGAATGTACAGTGACCAAGGAACATTTCCTTATTCCGGCGGCTACGTCTGGATCTCCAATTGTTGTCCCGATAGATACGTTTCCGTCTTCTCTGGTTCTGTTTTTCAAGGAGCTCCGTACACGCCTACTGTCCTGTTGAAGCTGATTTATCATTGGGCATGTCAAACTAACGTGCAGAACGTAGTCTCTTGGGTGAAAGTGTCCAACATATATctaaaaaacttttatacaAATCTACGTAGCATTTGTACAGCGGCGGTATGGGACAAGACTCGGAAAATGGGTGGTAAAAACTCGGTGATACAAGTCGGCGTGATCAGTTTAGGCACCACGTCGCAAGATGGACATTTGCGACAG GTGAAAGTCGAGGTTCTGGGTGTTCTGGATCCCGTCACGTCGGATTTACGATTACGCGCCTGTGACCCAATGCAAGACGAGGATCGATCGTTCAAAAGACGATTTAACAATATTCTACATCCGCTGAAAGAGTGGGTGCACAAGGATTCCAAGATAATGACCGATTTCACCGTCGACAAGAGCACTTTGAACGACATGGGATATAATCACGTTGTACAGTCCGCATTCGCGGAGCAGAATCCTAGAAATATTATGAACAACTTCCACATCATGGAATATCTACGAAAAATCGTGCCGAGGATGTTTCAGAACACGTTAAGTTTGCTCAGTAGACAAATGATACAACAATTCTTGGACGAATTAATCTGGAGAGAAATGTATGGCGGTACGTCGGAACGCGCGTTCGACAATATTATCCGGCACATCGCAGAACAAACCAAACTCGACCTAA TTTGCACATTTTTTTCAGACGACAATCTGATAGACCACTTGGCGAAAATAGCTACCAATCCGTTTCATGACTGGACTTATACAGCGAAGAATTCAGCGAGCGACACGTTGACGTTACCAAAGGATTCGGCACCGCAACAGCACGCGCAACAGGCCGCTGATGTGGTAGCGTCTCAAAACGCCGCTGAGTCCGCCCTGTTAAAATGCTCCGGTCCGAAGAAGCGAGGAAGGAAACGGATTTATCCCGCGCCAAGTCTGGAGCAAGACCCGAAGAAAATTGCCCTGGACCCTAAGCCTAACaaggaaaaggagaaggagaaggaaggTAAAGGCGAAAAAGAATCGAAGGATCTGATTCCGCTCCAGGAATTGTACTACGCTACGCTGGAAGGCGACAAGAACCTGATTCTAAAGGAGCACAGGTCTTCGTTGTTTTTCAAG TGTTTCCTCTGCATGACGATAATGAAGTCCAACACCGAGGTGATGGAGCACATGATCAGTCACGTACCCCCGCAAGTACCTGGTCAGTCGGAATTGTCGGTGTGCCGGTACTGTTGTATCGCTCTCTCGTCGCAGCACCAGATGCTCACTCACGTCGCGGAGACGCACAGTAATTTTGGCAATTCTGACAGCGCGATGGTAGTTTGCGCCATTTGCGAGGAGAAATTCG GAAAGAACAAATCATTAATCGACCATCTATCATCGATGCATTATCCCTCCGAGATGCCATATCGTTGCGAGAGCTGCGGTTATCGCACGTCCAGTCACAAGGACATCATAGATCACTATAACAAGGCCCATGAGAAAGGCGAGGGACTGCAGTGTCCTTATTGCTTGAAG GTGATACAATTCGCACGTGATGGCAATGTGAGCGCATCCAGTGTCCATGCCTACCTGTCGCACATGCAAAGGCACGTTGTGAGGCGGGATCAAGGAAAGGGCAACAAGTGCTCGAGATGTTGCCTCTGGTTCAATCAGAAAAGTTCGTTGACGCGACACCAGCGAGAGTTACACGACTGCATTTCGAATCCAA ACGCGATACCGTACTCCGCTGGTAGCAGTGGAATAATGATCTCGAAGGAGCAACCGGAGGTGAAGCAATTCACCATAGACAGTCCACCGCCTGAGCTACCGCCGGATGAAAAGATACAAAAGTGGAGTAGCGGACCGATCGTGGTGAACGCTTCCACGAGGTGCTTGCCGTGCCAGGAATGCGAGGAGGACATCGACGAAGAGGATCACTACCC CGGCGAACAGCGGTGTCGGCAGTGCCGTTACGTTACGTGCTGCTGGCGCGCGTTCCAGGAGCACCGGCAACAAATCCATAACGAAAGACCGAAAACCAGTTTGATCGTGCCGTCTCCGCTGATCAACGTCCCGTTGGCAAAGAAATTGCAGTGTTCATGCGGCCACACGTCGATCGATGGCAATCAATTAG CGAGACACttgataaaatgtaaaacaatgTCGGCACGTCCCGTGAAAGAATCGGCACCATCTGGTATGCTCGACAGCCTAGGACTGGTCCCGAAAACTACCGAA GAGACTGTTCTGGACGAGAAATCCGATTAA
- the LOC105286543 gene encoding uncharacterized protein LOC105286543 isoform X3 yields the protein MGSKSHMALSHHRLSRKKRYIRRRRLLRMQQTEQAKHSTTAEDTSKKYKQAIVGFNQIVGSLNGTTLLIPIIQCLGSTSNTASVPTDKMPKTRLFTRSVINARPINMTLNMECTEEPLSEVQLSSRTKLKDNCNRVSAILEELIKDHGGKLVCQAGVVSGYQYTLPTSQTATPTVVPSNPQILNVAQQNKNPAPIKLNIGKTSGSQGNIQLVVDPRVGVILGAVTQTQGTTTTTTSVASTNTQPQQENYVYTRSGRRTKVLQVQQPEIIEEPAPVARVRAKPGPATHVVTPNAAATTSSQGVTNLRIKTMNKQQTQTNQPTQKPTEHTSIGGISVGSKNAAACEQIDEVKKNQPDGREFTFNKTNGGRTYPSLVVVARPNLRNKDIGAQVAQKERQALDAKVKSVLMFSATKFAEWLIQQGLLKSEQCCLQHSTKYEKVKLKLGMYSDQGTFPYSGGYVWISNCCPDRYVSVFSGSVFQGAPYTPTVLLKLIYHWACQTNVQNVVSWVKVSNIYLKNFYTNLRSICTAAVWDKTRKMGGKNSVIQVGVISLGTTSQDGHLRQVKVEVLGVLDPVTSDLRLRACDPMQDEDRSFKRRFNNILHPLKEWVHKDSKIMTDFTVDKSTLNDMGYNHVVQSAFAEQNPRNIMNNFHIMEYLRKIVPRMFQNTLSLLSRQMIQQFLDELIWREMYGGTSERAFDNIIRHIAEQTKLDLICTFFSDDNLIDHLAKIATNPFHDWTYTAKNSASDTLTLPKDSAPQQHAQQAADVVASQNAAESALLKCSGPKKRGRKRIYPAPSLEQDPKKIALDPKPNKEKEKEKEGKGEKESKDLIPLQELYYATLEGDKNLILKEHRSSLFFKCFLCMTIMKSNTEVMEHMISHVPPQVPGQSELSVCRYCCIALSSQHQMLTHVAETHSNFGNSDSAMVVCAICEEKFGKNKSLIDHLSSMHYPSEMPYRCESCGYRTSSHKDIIDHYNKAHEKGEGLQCPYCLKVIQFARDGNVSASSVHAYLSHMQRHVVRRDQGKGNKCSRCCLWFNQKSSLTRHQRELHDCISNPNAIPYSAGSSGIMISKEQPEVKQFTIDSPPPELPPDEKIQKWSSGPIVVNASTRCLPCQECEEDIDEEDHYPGEQRCRQCRYVTCCWRAFQEHRQQIHNERPKTSLIVPSPLINVPLAKKLQCSCGHTSIDGNQLARHLIKCKTMSARPVKESAPSGMLDSLGLVPKTTEETVLDEKSD from the exons AACACTTCTTATCCCAATAATACAGTGCCTGGGTTCAACTTCAAATACGG CGTCAGTACCCACAGACAAAATGCCAAAAACACGACTGTTCACACGTTCTGTCATAAATGCTCGTCCGATCAACATGACACTAAACATGGAGTGTACAGAGGAACCTCTGAGTGAAGTACAGTTGTCCTCGAGAACAAAACTCAAAGATAATTGTAACAGA GTTTCAGCTATTTTGGAAGAACTGATTAAGGATCACGGAGGTAAACTAGTGTGTCAAGCTGGTGTCGTCAGCGGTTATCAATACACATT GCCTACCAGTCAGACGGCAACTCCGACAGTAGTTCCAAGCAATCCTCAGATCTTAAACGTT GCCCAGCAGAACAAGAATCCGGCGCCGATCAAACTGAACATCGGTAAGACAAGTGGATCTCAGGGAAACATTCAGCTGGTAGTGGATCCGCGTGTAGGAGTCATCTTGGGAGCCGTTACACAAACTCAAG GTACAACTACGACGACTACGTCCGTGGCGTCCACCAATACGCAGCCGCAACAAGAGAAT TACGTGTATACCAGATCTGGGCGTAGGACGAAAGTTCTTCAGGTGCAACAGCCTGAGATCATAGAAGAG CCCGCACCTGTTGCCCGCGTGAGAGCGAAGCCCGGACCAGCGACGCACGTTGTTACACCAA ATGCTGCAGCGACTACTAGTTCACAAGGTGTGACAAATCTCAGAATAAAAACTATGAACAAACAGCAGACTCAGACAAACCAGCCGACTCAGAAACCTACGGAACACACTAGTATAGGGGGGATATCCGTCGGCAGCAAAAATGCAG CAGCTTGTGAACAAATTGACGAGGTGAAGAAGAATCAGCCCGATGGTCGGGAGTTCACGTTTAACAAGACCAACGGTGGTCGAACTTATCCCTCCTTAGTGGTGGTAGCGAGGCCAAATCTACGTAACAAAGACATCGGAGCGCAAGTTGCGCAGAAGGAAAGACAAGCATTAG ACGCTAAAGTCAAAAGCGTGCTCATGTTTTCCGCGACGAAATTCGCCGAATGGTTGATTCAACAGGGCTTGCTGAAATCGGAGCAGTGCTGTTTGCAACATAGCACAAAGTATGAAAAGGTTAAGCTCAAGTTAGGAATGTACAGTGACCAAGGAACATTTCCTTATTCCGGCGGCTACGTCTGGATCTCCAATTGTTGTCCCGATAGATACGTTTCCGTCTTCTCTGGTTCTGTTTTTCAAGGAGCTCCGTACACGCCTACTGTCCTGTTGAAGCTGATTTATCATTGGGCATGTCAAACTAACGTGCAGAACGTAGTCTCTTGGGTGAAAGTGTCCAACATATATctaaaaaacttttatacaAATCTACGTAGCATTTGTACAGCGGCGGTATGGGACAAGACTCGGAAAATGGGTGGTAAAAACTCGGTGATACAAGTCGGCGTGATCAGTTTAGGCACCACGTCGCAAGATGGACATTTGCGACAG GTGAAAGTCGAGGTTCTGGGTGTTCTGGATCCCGTCACGTCGGATTTACGATTACGCGCCTGTGACCCAATGCAAGACGAGGATCGATCGTTCAAAAGACGATTTAACAATATTCTACATCCGCTGAAAGAGTGGGTGCACAAGGATTCCAAGATAATGACCGATTTCACCGTCGACAAGAGCACTTTGAACGACATGGGATATAATCACGTTGTACAGTCCGCATTCGCGGAGCAGAATCCTAGAAATATTATGAACAACTTCCACATCATGGAATATCTACGAAAAATCGTGCCGAGGATGTTTCAGAACACGTTAAGTTTGCTCAGTAGACAAATGATACAACAATTCTTGGACGAATTAATCTGGAGAGAAATGTATGGCGGTACGTCGGAACGCGCGTTCGACAATATTATCCGGCACATCGCAGAACAAACCAAACTCGACCTAA TTTGCACATTTTTTTCAGACGACAATCTGATAGACCACTTGGCGAAAATAGCTACCAATCCGTTTCATGACTGGACTTATACAGCGAAGAATTCAGCGAGCGACACGTTGACGTTACCAAAGGATTCGGCACCGCAACAGCACGCGCAACAGGCCGCTGATGTGGTAGCGTCTCAAAACGCCGCTGAGTCCGCCCTGTTAAAATGCTCCGGTCCGAAGAAGCGAGGAAGGAAACGGATTTATCCCGCGCCAAGTCTGGAGCAAGACCCGAAGAAAATTGCCCTGGACCCTAAGCCTAACaaggaaaaggagaaggagaaggaaggTAAAGGCGAAAAAGAATCGAAGGATCTGATTCCGCTCCAGGAATTGTACTACGCTACGCTGGAAGGCGACAAGAACCTGATTCTAAAGGAGCACAGGTCTTCGTTGTTTTTCAAG TGTTTCCTCTGCATGACGATAATGAAGTCCAACACCGAGGTGATGGAGCACATGATCAGTCACGTACCCCCGCAAGTACCTGGTCAGTCGGAATTGTCGGTGTGCCGGTACTGTTGTATCGCTCTCTCGTCGCAGCACCAGATGCTCACTCACGTCGCGGAGACGCACAGTAATTTTGGCAATTCTGACAGCGCGATGGTAGTTTGCGCCATTTGCGAGGAGAAATTCG GAAAGAACAAATCATTAATCGACCATCTATCATCGATGCATTATCCCTCCGAGATGCCATATCGTTGCGAGAGCTGCGGTTATCGCACGTCCAGTCACAAGGACATCATAGATCACTATAACAAGGCCCATGAGAAAGGCGAGGGACTGCAGTGTCCTTATTGCTTGAAG GTGATACAATTCGCACGTGATGGCAATGTGAGCGCATCCAGTGTCCATGCCTACCTGTCGCACATGCAAAGGCACGTTGTGAGGCGGGATCAAGGAAAGGGCAACAAGTGCTCGAGATGTTGCCTCTGGTTCAATCAGAAAAGTTCGTTGACGCGACACCAGCGAGAGTTACACGACTGCATTTCGAATCCAA ACGCGATACCGTACTCCGCTGGTAGCAGTGGAATAATGATCTCGAAGGAGCAACCGGAGGTGAAGCAATTCACCATAGACAGTCCACCGCCTGAGCTACCGCCGGATGAAAAGATACAAAAGTGGAGTAGCGGACCGATCGTGGTGAACGCTTCCACGAGGTGCTTGCCGTGCCAGGAATGCGAGGAGGACATCGACGAAGAGGATCACTACCC CGGCGAACAGCGGTGTCGGCAGTGCCGTTACGTTACGTGCTGCTGGCGCGCGTTCCAGGAGCACCGGCAACAAATCCATAACGAAAGACCGAAAACCAGTTTGATCGTGCCGTCTCCGCTGATCAACGTCCCGTTGGCAAAGAAATTGCAGTGTTCATGCGGCCACACGTCGATCGATGGCAATCAATTAG CGAGACACttgataaaatgtaaaacaatgTCGGCACGTCCCGTGAAAGAATCGGCACCATCTGGTATGCTCGACAGCCTAGGACTGGTCCCGAAAACTACCGAA GAGACTGTTCTGGACGAGAAATCCGATTAA
- the LOC105286543 gene encoding uncharacterized protein LOC105286543 isoform X5: MGSKSHMALSHHRLSRKKRYIRRRRLLRMQQTEQAKHSTTAEDTSKKYKQAIVGFNQIVGSLNGTTLLIPIIQCLGSTSNTASVPTDKMPKTRLFTRSVINARPINMTLNMECTEEPLSEVQLSSRTKLKDNCNRVSAILEELIKDHGGKLVCQAGVVSGYQYTLPTSQTATPTVVPSNPQILNVAQQNKNPAPIKLNIGKTSGSQGNIQLVVDPRVGVILGAVTQTQGTTTTTTSVASTNTQPQQENYVYTRSGRRTKVLQVQQPEIIEEPAPVARVRAKPGPATHVVTPITTDAAATTSSQGVTNLRIKTMNKQQTQTNQPTQKPTEHTSIGGISVGSKNAAACEQIDEVKKNQPDGREFTFNKTNGGRTYPSLVVVARPNLRNKDIGAQVAQKERQALDAKVKSVLMFSATKFAEWLIQQGLLKSEQCCLQHSTKYEKVKLKLGMYSDQGTFPYSGGYVWISNCCPDRYVSVFSGSVFQGAPYTPTVLLKLIYHWACQTNVQNVVSWVKVSNIYLKNFYTNLRSICTAAVWDKTRKMGGKNSVIQVGVISLGTTSQDGHLRQVKVEVLGVLDPVTSDLRLRACDPMQDEDRSFKRRFNNILHPLKEWVHKDSKIMTDFTVDKSTLNDMGYNHVVQSAFAEQNPRNIMNNFHIMEYLRKIVPRMFQNTLSLLSRQMIQQFLDELIWREMYGGTSERAFDNIIRHIAEQTKLDLNDNLIDHLAKIATNPFHDWTYTAKNSASDTLTLPKDSAPQQHAQQAADVVASQNAAESALLKCSGPKKRGRKRIYPAPSLEQDPKKIALDPKPNKEKEKEKEGKGEKESKDLIPLQELYYATLEGDKNLILKEHRSSLFFKCFLCMTIMKSNTEVMEHMISHVPPQVPGQSELSVCRYCCIALSSQHQMLTHVAETHSNFGNSDSAMVVCAICEEKFGKNKSLIDHLSSMHYPSEMPYRCESCGYRTSSHKDIIDHYNKAHEKGEGLQCPYCLKVIQFARDGNVSASSVHAYLSHMQRHVVRRDQGKGNKCSRCCLWFNQKSSLTRHQRELHDCISNPNAIPYSAGSSGIMISKEQPEVKQFTIDSPPPELPPDEKIQKWSSGPIVVNASTRCLPCQECEEDIDEEDHYPGEQRCRQCRYVTCCWRAFQEHRQQIHNERPKTSLIVPSPLINVPLAKKLQCSCGHTSIDGNQLARHLIKCKTMSARPVKESAPSGMLDSLGLVPKTTEETVLDEKSD, translated from the exons AACACTTCTTATCCCAATAATACAGTGCCTGGGTTCAACTTCAAATACGG CGTCAGTACCCACAGACAAAATGCCAAAAACACGACTGTTCACACGTTCTGTCATAAATGCTCGTCCGATCAACATGACACTAAACATGGAGTGTACAGAGGAACCTCTGAGTGAAGTACAGTTGTCCTCGAGAACAAAACTCAAAGATAATTGTAACAGA GTTTCAGCTATTTTGGAAGAACTGATTAAGGATCACGGAGGTAAACTAGTGTGTCAAGCTGGTGTCGTCAGCGGTTATCAATACACATT GCCTACCAGTCAGACGGCAACTCCGACAGTAGTTCCAAGCAATCCTCAGATCTTAAACGTT GCCCAGCAGAACAAGAATCCGGCGCCGATCAAACTGAACATCGGTAAGACAAGTGGATCTCAGGGAAACATTCAGCTGGTAGTGGATCCGCGTGTAGGAGTCATCTTGGGAGCCGTTACACAAACTCAAG GTACAACTACGACGACTACGTCCGTGGCGTCCACCAATACGCAGCCGCAACAAGAGAAT TACGTGTATACCAGATCTGGGCGTAGGACGAAAGTTCTTCAGGTGCAACAGCCTGAGATCATAGAAGAG CCCGCACCTGTTGCCCGCGTGAGAGCGAAGCCCGGACCAGCGACGCACGTTGTTACACCAA taaCTACTGATGCTGCAGCGACTACTAGTTCACAAGGTGTGACAAATCTCAGAATAAAAACTATGAACAAACAGCAGACTCAGACAAACCAGCCGACTCAGAAACCTACGGAACACACTAGTATAGGGGGGATATCCGTCGGCAGCAAAAATGCAG CAGCTTGTGAACAAATTGACGAGGTGAAGAAGAATCAGCCCGATGGTCGGGAGTTCACGTTTAACAAGACCAACGGTGGTCGAACTTATCCCTCCTTAGTGGTGGTAGCGAGGCCAAATCTACGTAACAAAGACATCGGAGCGCAAGTTGCGCAGAAGGAAAGACAAGCATTAG ACGCTAAAGTCAAAAGCGTGCTCATGTTTTCCGCGACGAAATTCGCCGAATGGTTGATTCAACAGGGCTTGCTGAAATCGGAGCAGTGCTGTTTGCAACATAGCACAAAGTATGAAAAGGTTAAGCTCAAGTTAGGAATGTACAGTGACCAAGGAACATTTCCTTATTCCGGCGGCTACGTCTGGATCTCCAATTGTTGTCCCGATAGATACGTTTCCGTCTTCTCTGGTTCTGTTTTTCAAGGAGCTCCGTACACGCCTACTGTCCTGTTGAAGCTGATTTATCATTGGGCATGTCAAACTAACGTGCAGAACGTAGTCTCTTGGGTGAAAGTGTCCAACATATATctaaaaaacttttatacaAATCTACGTAGCATTTGTACAGCGGCGGTATGGGACAAGACTCGGAAAATGGGTGGTAAAAACTCGGTGATACAAGTCGGCGTGATCAGTTTAGGCACCACGTCGCAAGATGGACATTTGCGACAG GTGAAAGTCGAGGTTCTGGGTGTTCTGGATCCCGTCACGTCGGATTTACGATTACGCGCCTGTGACCCAATGCAAGACGAGGATCGATCGTTCAAAAGACGATTTAACAATATTCTACATCCGCTGAAAGAGTGGGTGCACAAGGATTCCAAGATAATGACCGATTTCACCGTCGACAAGAGCACTTTGAACGACATGGGATATAATCACGTTGTACAGTCCGCATTCGCGGAGCAGAATCCTAGAAATATTATGAACAACTTCCACATCATGGAATATCTACGAAAAATCGTGCCGAGGATGTTTCAGAACACGTTAAGTTTGCTCAGTAGACAAATGATACAACAATTCTTGGACGAATTAATCTGGAGAGAAATGTATGGCGGTACGTCGGAACGCGCGTTCGACAATATTATCCGGCACATCGCAGAACAAACCAAACTCGACCTAA ACGACAATCTGATAGACCACTTGGCGAAAATAGCTACCAATCCGTTTCATGACTGGACTTATACAGCGAAGAATTCAGCGAGCGACACGTTGACGTTACCAAAGGATTCGGCACCGCAACAGCACGCGCAACAGGCCGCTGATGTGGTAGCGTCTCAAAACGCCGCTGAGTCCGCCCTGTTAAAATGCTCCGGTCCGAAGAAGCGAGGAAGGAAACGGATTTATCCCGCGCCAAGTCTGGAGCAAGACCCGAAGAAAATTGCCCTGGACCCTAAGCCTAACaaggaaaaggagaaggagaaggaaggTAAAGGCGAAAAAGAATCGAAGGATCTGATTCCGCTCCAGGAATTGTACTACGCTACGCTGGAAGGCGACAAGAACCTGATTCTAAAGGAGCACAGGTCTTCGTTGTTTTTCAAG TGTTTCCTCTGCATGACGATAATGAAGTCCAACACCGAGGTGATGGAGCACATGATCAGTCACGTACCCCCGCAAGTACCTGGTCAGTCGGAATTGTCGGTGTGCCGGTACTGTTGTATCGCTCTCTCGTCGCAGCACCAGATGCTCACTCACGTCGCGGAGACGCACAGTAATTTTGGCAATTCTGACAGCGCGATGGTAGTTTGCGCCATTTGCGAGGAGAAATTCG GAAAGAACAAATCATTAATCGACCATCTATCATCGATGCATTATCCCTCCGAGATGCCATATCGTTGCGAGAGCTGCGGTTATCGCACGTCCAGTCACAAGGACATCATAGATCACTATAACAAGGCCCATGAGAAAGGCGAGGGACTGCAGTGTCCTTATTGCTTGAAG GTGATACAATTCGCACGTGATGGCAATGTGAGCGCATCCAGTGTCCATGCCTACCTGTCGCACATGCAAAGGCACGTTGTGAGGCGGGATCAAGGAAAGGGCAACAAGTGCTCGAGATGTTGCCTCTGGTTCAATCAGAAAAGTTCGTTGACGCGACACCAGCGAGAGTTACACGACTGCATTTCGAATCCAA ACGCGATACCGTACTCCGCTGGTAGCAGTGGAATAATGATCTCGAAGGAGCAACCGGAGGTGAAGCAATTCACCATAGACAGTCCACCGCCTGAGCTACCGCCGGATGAAAAGATACAAAAGTGGAGTAGCGGACCGATCGTGGTGAACGCTTCCACGAGGTGCTTGCCGTGCCAGGAATGCGAGGAGGACATCGACGAAGAGGATCACTACCC CGGCGAACAGCGGTGTCGGCAGTGCCGTTACGTTACGTGCTGCTGGCGCGCGTTCCAGGAGCACCGGCAACAAATCCATAACGAAAGACCGAAAACCAGTTTGATCGTGCCGTCTCCGCTGATCAACGTCCCGTTGGCAAAGAAATTGCAGTGTTCATGCGGCCACACGTCGATCGATGGCAATCAATTAG CGAGACACttgataaaatgtaaaacaatgTCGGCACGTCCCGTGAAAGAATCGGCACCATCTGGTATGCTCGACAGCCTAGGACTGGTCCCGAAAACTACCGAA GAGACTGTTCTGGACGAGAAATCCGATTAA